In a single window of the Manis javanica isolate MJ-LG chromosome 16, MJ_LKY, whole genome shotgun sequence genome:
- the ABCF1 gene encoding ATP-binding cassette sub-family F member 1 isoform X1, with translation MPKGPKLQPPEPEWIGDGESTSPSDKVVKKGKKDKKTKKTFFEELAVEDKQVEEEEKVPKEKEQQQQQQQQPKKKRDTRKGRRKKDVDDDGEEKELLERFKKLSVPASDEEDEVPVRVPRGGKKTKGNVFAALIQDQSEEEKEEDEHPPKPAKPEKNRINKAVSEDQQPKGKKGKEEKSKGNAKPQNKFAALDDEEEEEEEEIIKEKEPPKQGKEKAKKAEQGSEEEGEEEGESKANDPYAHLSKKEKKKLKKQMEYERQVASLKAANAAENDFSVSQAEVSSRQAMLENASDIKLEKFSISAHGKELFVNADLYIVAGRRYGLVGPNGKGKTTLLKHIANRTLSIPPNIDVLLCEQEVVADETPAVQAVLRADTKRLKLLEEERRLQGLLEQGDDTAAERLEKVYEELRATGAAAAEAKARRILAGLGFDPEMQNRPTQKFSGGWRMRVSLARALFMEPTLLMLDEPTNHLDLNAVIWLNNYLQGWRKTLLIVSHDQGFLDDVCTDIIHLDAQRLHYYRGNYMTFKKMYQQKQKELLKQYEKQEKKLKELKAGGKSTKQAEKQTKEALTRKQQKCRRKNQDEESQEAPELLKRPKEYTVRFTFPNPPPLSPPVLGLHGVTFGYESQKPLFKNLDFGIDMDSRICIVGPNGVGKSTLLLLLTGKLTPTCGEMRKNHRLKIGFFNQQYAEQLRMEETPTEYLQRGFNLPYQDARKCLGRFGLESHAHTIQICKLSGGQKARVVFAELACREPDVLILDEPTNNLDIESIDALGEAINEYKGAVIVVSHDARLITETNCQLWVVEEQSVSQIDGDFEDYKREVLEALGEVVVSRSRE, from the exons ATGCCGAAAGGGCCTAAGCTGCAGCCGCCGGAGCCCGAGTGGATCGGGGACGGAGAGAGCACGAGCCCCTCAG ACAAAGTcgtgaagaaagggaagaaggacaAGAAGACCAAAAAGACG TTCTTCGAAGAGCTGGCAGTAGAAGATAAGCAGgttgaggaggaagagaaagtgcCCAAGGAGAAGGAGcagcaacagcagcagcagcag CAGCCAAAAAAGAAACGAGACACCCGAAAAGGCCGACGGAAGAAGGATGTGGATGATGATGGAGAGGAGAAGGAGCTCCTGGAGCGATTTAAGAAGCTTTCAGTGCCAGCCAGCGATGAGGAGGATGAAG TTCCTGTCCGGGTACCCCGAGGAGGGAAGAAAACCAAG GGTAATGTTTTTGCAGCCCTGATTCAGGATCAgagtgaggaagagaaggaggaagatgaACATCCTCCTAAGCCTGCCAAGCCAGAGAAGAATCGGATCAATAAG gctgTGTCTGAGGACCAGCAGCCCAAGGgcaaaaagggaaaggaagagaagtcaAAGGGGAATGCCAAG CCTCAAAATAAATTTGCTGCTCTGGAcgatgaagaggaggaggaagaagaggaaataataaaagaaaaggagCCACCCAAACAAGGGAAGGAGAAGGCCAAGAAGGCAGAGCAG GGttcagaggaggaaggagaagaagaaggggagtctAAGGCTAATGATCCCTATGCTCACCTTAGcaaaaaggagaagaagaagcTAAAGAAACAA atggAGTATGAGCGCCAGGTAGCTTCATTAAAAGCAGCCAATGCTGCTGAAAATGATTTCTCTGTGTCTCAAGCGGAGGTGTCCTCCCGCCAAGCCATGTTAGAAAATGCATCTGACATCAAG CTGGAGAAGTTCAGCATCTCAGCCCATGGCAAGGAGTTATTTGTCAACGCAGACCTGTACATTGTAGCCGGCCGCCGCTACGGGCTTGTGGGACCCAACGG CAAGGGCAAGACCACTCTCCTCAAGCATATCGCCAACCGAACCTTGAGCATCCCTCCGAACATCGACGTTCTGCTATGTGAGCAGG AGGTCGTGGCGGATGAGACACCAGCTGTGCAGGCTGTTCTCCGAGCCGACACCAAGAGACTGAAGCTGCTGGAAGAGGAGCGACGGCTTCAGGGCCTGCTGGAGCAGGGGGATGACACTGCTgctgagaggctggagaag gtATATGAGGAGTTGCGGGCTACTGGGGCAGCAGCTGCAGAGGCCAAAGCCAGACGGATCCTGGCTGGTCTGGGCTTTGACCCTGAAATGCAGAACCGGCCGACACAGAAGTTCTCAGGGGGCTGGCGCATGCGTGTCTCCCTGGCCAG GGCACTGTTCATGGAGCCCACGCTGCTGATGTTGGATGAGCCCACTAATCATCTGGACCTCAATGCTGTCATCtggctcaataa CTACCTCCAGGGCTGGCGGAAGACGTTACTCATCGTCTCTCATGACCAGGGCTTCCTGGATGATGTGTGCACTGATATAATCCATCTTGATGCCCAGCGACTCCATTACTATAGGGGCAATTATA TGACCTTCAAGAAGATGTACCAGCAAAAGCAGAAGGAACTGCTGAAGCAGTAtgaaaagcaggagaaaaagcTAAAGGAGCTAAAGGCAGGTGGCAAATCCACCAAGCAAGCG GAGAAGCAAACAAAGGAAGCCCTGACTCGAAAGCAGCAGAAATGCCGACGGAAAAACCAGGATGAGGAATCTCAGGAGGCCCCCGAGCTTCTGAAGCGCCCCAAGGAGTACACTGTGCGCTTCACTTTTCCCAACCCCCCACCACTCAGCCCTCCGGTGCTGGGTCTGCATG GTGTGACATTTGGCTATGAGAGCCAGAAACCACTCTTTAAGAATCTGGATTTTGGCATCGACATGGACTCAAGGA TCTGTATCGTTGGCCCTAATGGCGTAGGGAAGAGCACCCTGCTTCTGCTGCTGACCGGCAAGCTGACACCG ACTTGTGGGGAAATGAGAAAGAACCACCGGTTG AAAATTGGCTTCTTCAACCAGCAGTATGCAGAGCAGCTGCGCATGGAGGAGACGCCCACTGAGTACCTGCAGCGGGGCTTCAACTTGCCCTACCAGGATGCCCGGAAGTGCTTGGGCCGCTTTGGCCTTGAGAGTCACGCCCACACCATCCAGATCTGCAAACTTTCTG GTGGGCAGAAAGCCCGAGTTGTGTTTGCAGAGCTGGCCTGTCGGGAGCCTGATGTCCTCATCTTG GACGAGCCCACCAATAACTTGGACATCGAGTCAATCGATGCTCTGGGGGAGGCCATCAATGAATACAAGGGTG CTGTCATCGTCGTCAGCCACGATGCCCGACTCATCACAGAAACCAACTGCCAGCTGTGGGTGGTGGAGGAGCAGAGTGTTAGCCAGATTGACGGTGACTTTGAGGACTACAAGCGGGAGGTGTTGGAGGCCCTGGGTGAAGTCGTGGTCAGCCGATCCCGAGAGTGA
- the ABCF1 gene encoding ATP-binding cassette sub-family F member 1 isoform X2, with protein MPKGPKLQPPEPEWIGDGESTSPSDKVVKKGKKDKKTKKTFFEELAVEDKQVEEEEKVPKEKEQQQQQQQPKKKRDTRKGRRKKDVDDDGEEKELLERFKKLSVPASDEEDEVPVRVPRGGKKTKGNVFAALIQDQSEEEKEEDEHPPKPAKPEKNRINKAVSEDQQPKGKKGKEEKSKGNAKPQNKFAALDDEEEEEEEEIIKEKEPPKQGKEKAKKAEQGSEEEGEEEGESKANDPYAHLSKKEKKKLKKQMEYERQVASLKAANAAENDFSVSQAEVSSRQAMLENASDIKLEKFSISAHGKELFVNADLYIVAGRRYGLVGPNGKGKTTLLKHIANRTLSIPPNIDVLLCEQEVVADETPAVQAVLRADTKRLKLLEEERRLQGLLEQGDDTAAERLEKVYEELRATGAAAAEAKARRILAGLGFDPEMQNRPTQKFSGGWRMRVSLARALFMEPTLLMLDEPTNHLDLNAVIWLNNYLQGWRKTLLIVSHDQGFLDDVCTDIIHLDAQRLHYYRGNYMTFKKMYQQKQKELLKQYEKQEKKLKELKAGGKSTKQAEKQTKEALTRKQQKCRRKNQDEESQEAPELLKRPKEYTVRFTFPNPPPLSPPVLGLHGVTFGYESQKPLFKNLDFGIDMDSRICIVGPNGVGKSTLLLLLTGKLTPTCGEMRKNHRLKIGFFNQQYAEQLRMEETPTEYLQRGFNLPYQDARKCLGRFGLESHAHTIQICKLSGGQKARVVFAELACREPDVLILDEPTNNLDIESIDALGEAINEYKGAVIVVSHDARLITETNCQLWVVEEQSVSQIDGDFEDYKREVLEALGEVVVSRSRE; from the exons ATGCCGAAAGGGCCTAAGCTGCAGCCGCCGGAGCCCGAGTGGATCGGGGACGGAGAGAGCACGAGCCCCTCAG ACAAAGTcgtgaagaaagggaagaaggacaAGAAGACCAAAAAGACG TTCTTCGAAGAGCTGGCAGTAGAAGATAAGCAGgttgaggaggaagagaaagtgcCCAAGGAGAAGGAGcagcaacagcagcagcagcag CCAAAAAAGAAACGAGACACCCGAAAAGGCCGACGGAAGAAGGATGTGGATGATGATGGAGAGGAGAAGGAGCTCCTGGAGCGATTTAAGAAGCTTTCAGTGCCAGCCAGCGATGAGGAGGATGAAG TTCCTGTCCGGGTACCCCGAGGAGGGAAGAAAACCAAG GGTAATGTTTTTGCAGCCCTGATTCAGGATCAgagtgaggaagagaaggaggaagatgaACATCCTCCTAAGCCTGCCAAGCCAGAGAAGAATCGGATCAATAAG gctgTGTCTGAGGACCAGCAGCCCAAGGgcaaaaagggaaaggaagagaagtcaAAGGGGAATGCCAAG CCTCAAAATAAATTTGCTGCTCTGGAcgatgaagaggaggaggaagaagaggaaataataaaagaaaaggagCCACCCAAACAAGGGAAGGAGAAGGCCAAGAAGGCAGAGCAG GGttcagaggaggaaggagaagaagaaggggagtctAAGGCTAATGATCCCTATGCTCACCTTAGcaaaaaggagaagaagaagcTAAAGAAACAA atggAGTATGAGCGCCAGGTAGCTTCATTAAAAGCAGCCAATGCTGCTGAAAATGATTTCTCTGTGTCTCAAGCGGAGGTGTCCTCCCGCCAAGCCATGTTAGAAAATGCATCTGACATCAAG CTGGAGAAGTTCAGCATCTCAGCCCATGGCAAGGAGTTATTTGTCAACGCAGACCTGTACATTGTAGCCGGCCGCCGCTACGGGCTTGTGGGACCCAACGG CAAGGGCAAGACCACTCTCCTCAAGCATATCGCCAACCGAACCTTGAGCATCCCTCCGAACATCGACGTTCTGCTATGTGAGCAGG AGGTCGTGGCGGATGAGACACCAGCTGTGCAGGCTGTTCTCCGAGCCGACACCAAGAGACTGAAGCTGCTGGAAGAGGAGCGACGGCTTCAGGGCCTGCTGGAGCAGGGGGATGACACTGCTgctgagaggctggagaag gtATATGAGGAGTTGCGGGCTACTGGGGCAGCAGCTGCAGAGGCCAAAGCCAGACGGATCCTGGCTGGTCTGGGCTTTGACCCTGAAATGCAGAACCGGCCGACACAGAAGTTCTCAGGGGGCTGGCGCATGCGTGTCTCCCTGGCCAG GGCACTGTTCATGGAGCCCACGCTGCTGATGTTGGATGAGCCCACTAATCATCTGGACCTCAATGCTGTCATCtggctcaataa CTACCTCCAGGGCTGGCGGAAGACGTTACTCATCGTCTCTCATGACCAGGGCTTCCTGGATGATGTGTGCACTGATATAATCCATCTTGATGCCCAGCGACTCCATTACTATAGGGGCAATTATA TGACCTTCAAGAAGATGTACCAGCAAAAGCAGAAGGAACTGCTGAAGCAGTAtgaaaagcaggagaaaaagcTAAAGGAGCTAAAGGCAGGTGGCAAATCCACCAAGCAAGCG GAGAAGCAAACAAAGGAAGCCCTGACTCGAAAGCAGCAGAAATGCCGACGGAAAAACCAGGATGAGGAATCTCAGGAGGCCCCCGAGCTTCTGAAGCGCCCCAAGGAGTACACTGTGCGCTTCACTTTTCCCAACCCCCCACCACTCAGCCCTCCGGTGCTGGGTCTGCATG GTGTGACATTTGGCTATGAGAGCCAGAAACCACTCTTTAAGAATCTGGATTTTGGCATCGACATGGACTCAAGGA TCTGTATCGTTGGCCCTAATGGCGTAGGGAAGAGCACCCTGCTTCTGCTGCTGACCGGCAAGCTGACACCG ACTTGTGGGGAAATGAGAAAGAACCACCGGTTG AAAATTGGCTTCTTCAACCAGCAGTATGCAGAGCAGCTGCGCATGGAGGAGACGCCCACTGAGTACCTGCAGCGGGGCTTCAACTTGCCCTACCAGGATGCCCGGAAGTGCTTGGGCCGCTTTGGCCTTGAGAGTCACGCCCACACCATCCAGATCTGCAAACTTTCTG GTGGGCAGAAAGCCCGAGTTGTGTTTGCAGAGCTGGCCTGTCGGGAGCCTGATGTCCTCATCTTG GACGAGCCCACCAATAACTTGGACATCGAGTCAATCGATGCTCTGGGGGAGGCCATCAATGAATACAAGGGTG CTGTCATCGTCGTCAGCCACGATGCCCGACTCATCACAGAAACCAACTGCCAGCTGTGGGTGGTGGAGGAGCAGAGTGTTAGCCAGATTGACGGTGACTTTGAGGACTACAAGCGGGAGGTGTTGGAGGCCCTGGGTGAAGTCGTGGTCAGCCGATCCCGAGAGTGA